One part of the Saprospiraceae bacterium genome encodes these proteins:
- a CDS encoding DUF2911 domain-containing protein, with protein sequence MTFVKIKYSTLALCTSLIVLFSSLVTGQNITAPRAASPAAAVSQTIGISEVKINYSRPAVKGREIWGKLVPYGYNVQNFGAKNPAPWRAGANENTTIEFSHDVRVEGQPVPKGIYGLFFVINQDNTGEVILSKDYRSWGSFWYDPAHDQMHAKISVKDHTATAILTYDFINLSKNTGDLVLNWENKQFPVKIEFAVNDIVMANAAEELKGPTGFSWQGFESAAHYALNEKVNLETALVWNEKAVSQNKSFNTLNTRSGLLKALGKKEEADKIMADALPFATENDLNNYGYQLINEQRLDKAVEIFILNTQKYPTSANGWDSLGEAYALKGDKENAIKNFKKSLSLNPPAGTKANSEKYLKQLGAK encoded by the coding sequence ATGACTTTCGTAAAAATCAAATATTCAACCCTGGCGCTTTGTACCTCACTAATTGTCCTGTTTTCATCGCTTGTAACCGGACAAAACATTACGGCTCCGAGAGCGGCGAGTCCTGCAGCTGCTGTCTCCCAGACCATCGGTATTTCAGAAGTAAAGATTAATTATTCAAGACCCGCTGTCAAAGGCAGAGAAATTTGGGGTAAACTCGTGCCTTATGGTTACAACGTTCAAAATTTTGGCGCTAAAAATCCGGCTCCCTGGAGGGCTGGAGCCAATGAAAATACGACCATCGAATTTTCACATGATGTCAGGGTAGAAGGACAACCGGTTCCGAAAGGCATCTATGGTTTGTTTTTTGTAATAAATCAGGATAACACGGGCGAAGTAATTTTATCAAAAGATTATCGGTCCTGGGGTAGTTTTTGGTATGACCCTGCGCATGACCAGATGCATGCTAAAATTTCAGTTAAAGATCATACTGCTACAGCAATCCTTACGTATGATTTTATCAACCTGTCCAAAAACACTGGTGACCTGGTGCTTAACTGGGAGAATAAACAATTTCCTGTAAAAATAGAATTCGCAGTAAATGATATTGTCATGGCCAATGCAGCGGAAGAATTAAAAGGTCCTACGGGATTTAGCTGGCAGGGATTCGAGAGTGCCGCTCATTATGCGCTCAATGAAAAAGTAAATTTGGAGACTGCCTTGGTATGGAATGAAAAGGCCGTTTCGCAAAATAAAAGTTTTAATACGCTTAACACCCGATCTGGTTTATTAAAAGCCTTAGGCAAAAAGGAAGAGGCTGACAAAATCATGGCAGATGCTTTACCATTTGCTACTGAAAACGATTTGAATAATTATGGTTACCAACTAATAAACGAACAAAGACTAGATAAAGCCGTAGAAATCTTTATACTGAATACTCAAAAATATCCTACCTCTGCCAATGGCTGGGACAGCTTAGGGGAAGCTTATGCTCTAAAGGGTGATAAAGAAAATGCGATAAAAAATTTTAAAAAATCACTTTCATTAAACCCTCCTGCCGGAACTAAAGCAAATTCAGAGAAATATTTGAAACAATTGGGAGCAAAGTAA
- a CDS encoding ABC transporter permease — translation MFTNYLKIAWRNLVKNRGYTAINITGLAVGLAVAMLIGLWIRFEYSFGREHANMDQIYNVVTNGIDSKSGFKYTTHATPLPLYVACKDQIPEVKYSAIVNWGGNNGLMVKDKKLIRNGTEVSKDFFKIFRFKFLQGDPNTALNDPEAIVLTKGTAQDLFGHQDVVGQYVKWNNADELKITGIIEDISNDTYFGERDYFMAYQHFENQEPWVQYAKNDWGSYSCITYVELMAGAGKDQVLPKIRNLIQTNYKETKNEVGLYPMSQWRLYNEFDNWEASAGRIVYVRMFGIIGILVLLLACINFMNLSTAQSIKKAKEIGVRKAIGSLRHQLIGQFLVEAVFMSSIAMVVSILILMILLPAFNTILQVGVSIPVQSPGFWMVVILVVLGTGLMAGSYPSFYLSSISSIKALKGKFISPGTAISPRRVLVVVQFVASIGLIISTLTIYKQIQYTKSRPTGYNGAGVLVVDMKEDLIKNYEVLKNELLSTGIVESVTKSSSPVYTTHSNSVIEQYPGSVGDDKVSIVNIAVSPDYFKTLGMQLLEGRDFNAFSFDADSDKVILNQAAKELMQLKDPLGNILTEKGGRRREVIGVVENSIMENPYEKVRAARFICDPNWAGYIMFRIKDQVSFSKVESSIASIFDKYNPAFPFEYKFVDQEYGKKFALEVTVGKLASILAILAIFISCLGLFGLSSFVAEQRKKEIGVRKVIGASVFNLWQLLSKEFVVLVGISSLLAAPIAYYFMNEWLQKYSYRTDMSWWIFVAASIGALLITLLTVSFQALKAASANPIQSLKSE, via the coding sequence ATGTTTACGAATTATTTAAAAATCGCCTGGAGGAACCTGGTAAAAAACAGAGGGTATACAGCGATTAATATTACAGGTCTTGCAGTGGGCCTGGCAGTAGCTATGCTCATAGGTCTGTGGATCCGGTTTGAATATAGTTTCGGAAGAGAACATGCCAATATGGATCAAATCTATAACGTGGTTACCAATGGAATAGACAGCAAGTCAGGATTTAAATATACTACGCATGCTACTCCTTTGCCGCTGTATGTAGCGTGCAAGGACCAAATCCCTGAAGTTAAATATTCGGCAATCGTCAATTGGGGTGGCAATAATGGACTAATGGTAAAGGATAAAAAACTGATTAGAAATGGTACGGAGGTATCCAAAGATTTTTTTAAAATATTCCGATTTAAATTTCTGCAAGGAGACCCTAATACCGCTTTAAATGACCCGGAAGCCATAGTCCTTACAAAAGGTACGGCACAGGATTTGTTTGGCCATCAGGATGTCGTAGGACAGTATGTGAAGTGGAATAATGCAGACGAATTAAAGATAACCGGCATCATAGAGGATATTTCTAATGATACCTACTTTGGGGAGCGCGATTATTTTATGGCTTACCAGCATTTTGAAAACCAGGAGCCCTGGGTGCAATATGCTAAAAATGATTGGGGTAGTTACTCCTGTATTACTTATGTGGAATTGATGGCCGGGGCCGGGAAAGATCAGGTTTTGCCTAAAATAAGGAATTTAATACAGACAAATTATAAAGAGACTAAGAACGAAGTAGGCCTGTACCCGATGTCTCAGTGGCGCCTTTATAATGAATTTGACAATTGGGAAGCCAGTGCAGGCCGCATTGTTTATGTGCGGATGTTTGGTATCATTGGTATACTGGTATTATTGCTTGCCTGCATTAATTTTATGAACCTGAGTACTGCTCAAAGTATTAAGAAAGCAAAAGAAATCGGGGTAAGGAAAGCCATTGGTTCTCTAAGACATCAACTTATAGGCCAGTTTTTAGTAGAGGCTGTTTTCATGTCTTCCATTGCAATGGTAGTTTCAATTTTAATTTTGATGATTCTGCTGCCAGCGTTTAATACCATACTCCAGGTAGGCGTTAGCATTCCTGTTCAAAGTCCGGGCTTTTGGATGGTTGTCATCCTGGTGGTGCTGGGTACAGGTCTGATGGCCGGCAGTTATCCTTCTTTTTACTTATCATCTATTTCGAGTATAAAAGCCTTAAAAGGTAAATTTATATCCCCCGGCACAGCCATCAGCCCCAGAAGGGTATTGGTGGTGGTCCAGTTTGTCGCATCCATCGGGCTTATTATTAGTACACTGACTATTTATAAGCAAATTCAATACACCAAAAGCAGGCCGACTGGTTACAATGGAGCAGGTGTCCTCGTGGTAGATATGAAGGAGGATCTGATTAAAAACTACGAAGTGTTGAAAAACGAATTGTTATCCACCGGTATTGTGGAATCTGTTACAAAATCTTCAAGCCCTGTTTACACTACACACTCCAATTCTGTTATCGAACAGTATCCCGGTAGTGTAGGGGACGACAAAGTCTCCATTGTAAATATTGCGGTCAGTCCCGATTATTTCAAAACACTGGGCATGCAGCTGCTGGAAGGAAGAGATTTTAATGCATTCAGTTTTGATGCTGACTCAGACAAGGTAATTTTAAATCAGGCAGCCAAAGAATTAATGCAATTAAAAGATCCACTTGGCAATATTTTAACAGAAAAAGGAGGTCGAAGACGGGAGGTAATTGGGGTAGTCGAAAATTCGATTATGGAAAATCCTTATGAAAAAGTGAGGGCTGCCCGTTTCATATGTGATCCGAATTGGGCAGGATACATAATGTTTCGGATTAAGGACCAGGTATCTTTTAGTAAAGTGGAAAGTTCCATCGCTTCTATATTTGACAAATACAATCCGGCCTTTCCATTTGAATACAAATTCGTCGATCAGGAATATGGAAAAAAATTCGCATTGGAAGTGACAGTGGGAAAATTGGCTTCGATATTAGCCATATTGGCGATTTTTATCTCCTGTCTTGGTTTGTTTGGACTTTCCAGTTTTGTGGCAGAACAGCGTAAAAAAGAAATAGGTGTACGCAAAGTAATAGGGGCCTCCGTATTCAATCTTTGGCAATTATTGAGTAAGGAATTCGTAGTCTTGGTTGGAATATCTAGTTTGTTGGCCGCACCAATCGCATATTATTTTATGAACGAATGGCTTCAGAAATATAGCTATCGAACCGATATGTCCTGGTGGATATTTGTTGCAGCGAGTATCGGAGCGCTGCTAATCACTTTGCTAACTGTTAGTTTTCAAGCACTCAAAGCTGCCTCAGCCAATCCAATACAATCTTTAAAATCGGAATAA
- a CDS encoding ABC transporter permease, with the protein MLRSYYKIAWRSLTKNLSASVINLIGLSVGFTCVMLMVLYMQHDLSFDRFQLKGDRIARVIMQYSFGGSEVTSGNFTSTKVLPSFKKNFPEVIDGVRIYDASRIVLYKDRLFNEEGFVYSDSSFFSIFNFQLLRGGIRQVLTEPYQVVITQSTALKYFGQEDPIGKVLKVGSDQMNYTVIGVSEDCPSNSQIRYDFLASFSSLGPAQEESYFEANYTTYLLFRDASSIDGLQQKIGPFMKGEMDTQEPGAYINYIFEPFCRVHLYSEYDAMVPNSNIRYIYIIAGIALLVLIIACFTYINLSTARSIERAREVGIRKVAGAMRYQLFAQFISESFLITMIAGIISLGLVALVLSSFNELVGKQLHFSDLGRPGILLVMAGIVILISLFAGSYPALILSDFQPIKVLKGAFKNSSSGTWLRHSLIVFQFVISVFLIASTTIIGSQMRYIQNKKLGYERDHVIITRIDQKMLDKIDLIKTELKSNPNVLSVTKANFSPVHIPGGYVMSRGDQTIDQSINTRGNNIDEDYIKTNGLEIIAGSDLHHQDMVDVSKEDYKDNYFHFVLNEAAVKALGWTTEEAVGKKMYLGDGRPGEVKAVVRDFHFTSLHNTIEPLVLFPSTWGSTMMIKISGADLAGTISFLGNKWKTLAAHRPFEYHFMDEDFSKLYDAENRVAKVFNIFSGISILLACLGLFGLSAFAAKQRMKELSVRKVLGASVADIILILSGKFVKMIFLAFLIAIPLIWISMNAWLSDFYYRIHIKWWMFALAGASALSVAMLTVSIQAIRAAVANPIKSLRTE; encoded by the coding sequence ATGCTTAGAAGTTACTACAAAATAGCATGGCGTAGTTTGACCAAAAATCTTTCCGCCTCAGTTATCAATTTGATAGGACTCTCCGTGGGATTCACCTGTGTGATGCTGATGGTATTGTATATGCAGCATGATTTAAGTTTTGATAGGTTTCAGCTGAAAGGTGATCGTATCGCCAGGGTGATTATGCAGTACAGTTTTGGGGGTAGTGAGGTGACCAGTGGCAATTTTACCAGCACCAAAGTATTGCCTTCTTTCAAAAAGAACTTTCCTGAAGTGATTGATGGTGTGAGGATATATGACGCATCGAGGATAGTATTGTACAAAGATCGTCTGTTTAATGAAGAAGGTTTTGTGTATTCTGATTCTTCTTTTTTTAGCATATTTAATTTTCAATTGCTGCGCGGAGGTATTAGGCAGGTATTGACTGAACCGTATCAAGTCGTGATTACCCAATCTACGGCCTTAAAATATTTTGGTCAGGAAGATCCTATAGGAAAAGTGCTAAAAGTAGGAAGTGATCAGATGAATTATACCGTGATAGGTGTTTCTGAGGATTGCCCTTCCAATTCTCAGATAAGATATGACTTTTTAGCGTCCTTTTCATCCCTGGGACCTGCTCAGGAGGAATCCTATTTTGAGGCTAACTATACTACCTATCTGTTATTTAGAGATGCCTCCTCGATTGATGGATTGCAGCAAAAAATTGGCCCTTTTATGAAAGGTGAGATGGACACCCAAGAGCCGGGGGCATATATCAATTATATTTTTGAACCATTTTGCAGGGTCCATTTATATTCAGAATATGATGCCATGGTACCTAACAGTAATATCAGGTATATCTATATTATCGCCGGTATAGCACTGCTGGTATTGATCATAGCTTGTTTTACTTATATTAATCTGAGCACTGCCCGATCTATAGAACGAGCAAGGGAAGTAGGTATCAGGAAAGTGGCCGGCGCTATGCGATATCAATTATTTGCCCAGTTTATTAGTGAATCATTTTTGATTACGATGATCGCTGGCATTATTAGCTTGGGACTGGTCGCACTGGTATTGTCCTCTTTTAATGAACTCGTTGGCAAGCAATTGCATTTTTCAGATTTGGGTCGTCCTGGCATCTTACTGGTCATGGCAGGTATCGTCATATTAATTTCATTATTTGCTGGTAGTTATCCAGCGCTTATATTATCAGACTTCCAACCTATTAAAGTATTAAAAGGGGCTTTTAAAAATAGTAGCTCCGGCACCTGGCTGAGACATTCATTGATTGTGTTTCAATTTGTGATATCTGTATTTTTGATTGCTTCAACCACCATCATTGGAAGCCAAATGCGTTATATTCAAAATAAAAAGCTTGGTTATGAGCGCGACCATGTGATCATTACTCGGATAGACCAAAAAATGCTGGATAAGATAGATCTGATCAAAACGGAATTAAAATCGAATCCAAATGTACTCAGTGTCACTAAAGCCAATTTTAGCCCGGTGCATATACCGGGAGGATACGTGATGAGTCGTGGCGATCAGACCATCGATCAGTCTATCAATACCCGGGGGAATAATATCGACGAAGATTATATTAAAACCAATGGATTGGAAATCATAGCCGGCAGTGATCTCCATCATCAGGATATGGTAGATGTGAGCAAAGAAGATTACAAGGATAATTATTTTCATTTTGTACTTAATGAAGCTGCTGTCAAGGCATTGGGGTGGACTACCGAAGAAGCTGTAGGCAAAAAAATGTATTTGGGCGATGGTCGGCCCGGTGAGGTCAAAGCAGTAGTGCGGGATTTTCATTTTACATCGCTTCACAATACCATCGAGCCTCTTGTTTTATTTCCGAGCACCTGGGGGAGTACGATGATGATTAAAATAAGTGGAGCAGACTTGGCAGGCACTATTTCATTTTTGGGAAATAAATGGAAGACCCTTGCCGCACATCGGCCTTTCGAATATCATTTTATGGACGAAGATTTTTCTAAATTATATGATGCAGAGAACAGGGTAGCCAAAGTTTTTAATATTTTTTCAGGCATATCTATTTTATTGGCTTGCCTGGGACTGTTTGGTTTGTCTGCTTTCGCTGCTAAACAAAGGATGAAAGAACTAAGTGTACGAAAAGTATTGGGGGCGTCAGTAGCTGATATCATTTTGATTCTATCCGGAAAGTTTGTAAAAATGATTTTTCTCGCATTTTTAATCGCGATTCCGCTGATTTGGATATCAATGAATGCCTGGTTAAGTGATTTTTACTATAGGATCCATATAAAATGGTGGATGTTTGCTCTGGCAGGGGCTAGTGCCCTATCTGTGGCGATGCTTACTGTGAGTATCCAGGCTATTCGCGCTGCAGTAGCCAATCCTATTAAAAGTCTGAGAACTGAATAA
- a CDS encoding ABC transporter permease: MINHYILIAFRNIIRHSGSFFINLLGLSTGLACTILIFLWVSDERGMDKFHVNDAQLYQVMEVSKENDKIFVKPHTQGLLAETMAKDLPEIERATTFFSLVNEGYTINFKTDDGKVTKAGGVWADQEFFNMFSYKLNSGLPNEVLKDKNAVVISSSLAKAMYKAGEDPIGKRIEWEALGRKYTAQVSGIMADVPDQSTQKFDFVMTKESLFELVPNFTKWYNEGTNTFLQLKAGTNVDAFNAKIKDFLKTYHKDNLFSLFVRPYSSGYLYGKYENGVLAGGRIGYVRLFSLIAFFILLIACINFMNLSTAKASRRQKEVGIKKAVGSTRVALIGQFLAESVMISIFSLLAAVVMVQLFLPPFNEITGKDLSLHLNTNNLLLLTGATVFTGLVSGSYPALYLSGFNVISIFKGKLKNSLGELLARKGLVVFQFAVSLLLIIAVAVIYQQMKLIQNMNLGYDKDNVVYFDREANLVENASSFLQKLRMLPGVIHASALNGGVASSNDNSTTYGISWPGKPANNVTNFSDRSVDIGLLETLNIEMKEGRSFSEKFGADSNKLIFNETAIKAMNLQDPIGTPITMWNKSYTIVGVVKDFHLQSIHEVIPPMVFRYAPEETSQFMVKIKSGSEKNTLAQIENLYKEYNAGYPFNYAFLDERYQALYLAEQRVSTLSKYFAGLAILISCLGLFGLATFNAEIRAKEMSIRKVLGASISSVVYLLSKDFMKLALIAVIIAFPLGWWAMNKWLEGFVYKVEIGPYIFVISFALILVITMVTVGYQAVKAAIANPIQALRTE, encoded by the coding sequence ATGATCAACCATTACATACTGATTGCTTTCAGAAATATTATCAGACATTCGGGTTCCTTTTTTATCAATTTGCTTGGACTTTCTACCGGTCTTGCTTGCACTATACTGATCTTTTTATGGGTTTCTGACGAAAGAGGTATGGACAAATTTCATGTCAACGATGCGCAATTGTATCAGGTCATGGAAGTCAGCAAGGAGAATGATAAGATCTTCGTAAAACCGCATACACAGGGGCTCTTAGCCGAAACCATGGCTAAAGATTTGCCGGAAATCGAGCGGGCCACCACTTTTTTTTCCCTGGTAAATGAAGGATATACTATCAACTTCAAAACCGACGACGGTAAAGTGACCAAAGCCGGCGGTGTGTGGGCAGATCAAGAGTTTTTCAATATGTTTTCTTATAAATTAAACTCAGGTCTTCCTAACGAGGTGTTGAAGGATAAAAACGCTGTCGTAATCTCCAGCAGCCTGGCCAAAGCGATGTATAAAGCCGGAGAGGATCCAATCGGTAAACGCATTGAGTGGGAAGCATTAGGCAGGAAATATACTGCACAGGTCAGTGGAATCATGGCAGATGTGCCTGATCAAAGCACACAAAAGTTTGACTTTGTCATGACAAAAGAATCGCTATTCGAACTCGTGCCCAATTTTACCAAGTGGTACAATGAAGGAACAAATACTTTTCTCCAGCTCAAAGCAGGGACCAATGTAGACGCTTTTAATGCTAAAATCAAAGACTTTCTCAAGACTTACCATAAAGACAATTTATTTTCATTATTTGTAAGGCCGTATTCCAGTGGATATCTGTATGGGAAATATGAAAACGGGGTATTGGCCGGGGGCAGAATAGGGTATGTCAGGTTATTCTCTCTCATTGCTTTTTTTATTTTATTGATCGCCTGCATCAATTTTATGAATCTTTCTACTGCCAAAGCAAGTAGAAGGCAAAAAGAGGTGGGGATTAAGAAGGCAGTAGGATCTACCCGGGTAGCATTGATCGGTCAGTTCCTGGCAGAGTCTGTGATGATCAGTATTTTTTCATTACTCGCTGCAGTTGTGATGGTTCAATTATTCCTGCCACCATTTAATGAGATCACCGGCAAAGATTTATCATTACATCTTAATACAAACAACTTACTTTTATTAACCGGAGCCACTGTATTCACCGGCCTGGTGTCAGGTAGTTATCCTGCGCTGTATTTATCCGGATTTAATGTGATATCCATTTTTAAAGGAAAACTAAAAAATTCGCTGGGTGAATTATTAGCCAGAAAGGGCCTGGTAGTATTTCAATTTGCAGTCTCTCTTTTATTAATCATTGCTGTGGCGGTTATTTACCAGCAAATGAAATTGATTCAAAACATGAATCTTGGCTATGATAAAGATAATGTGGTATATTTTGATCGTGAGGCAAATCTTGTCGAAAACGCTTCTTCCTTCCTGCAAAAACTTCGGATGCTTCCCGGAGTCATTCATGCCTCAGCCTTAAACGGTGGAGTAGCATCTTCAAATGACAATTCCACGACCTATGGTATAAGTTGGCCCGGTAAACCAGCAAACAATGTTACCAATTTTTCTGATAGATCTGTGGATATAGGGCTGTTAGAAACGTTGAATATAGAAATGAAAGAAGGCCGAAGCTTCTCAGAAAAATTTGGTGCTGACAGCAATAAACTGATATTTAACGAAACAGCGATCAAGGCCATGAATCTACAAGATCCAATTGGAACCCCAATCACCATGTGGAACAAATCGTATACGATAGTTGGTGTAGTGAAGGACTTTCATTTACAATCAATTCATGAGGTGATCCCGCCGATGGTCTTCCGTTATGCACCCGAAGAAACATCGCAGTTTATGGTAAAAATAAAGTCGGGTAGTGAAAAAAATACTTTGGCTCAGATTGAAAATCTTTACAAAGAATACAATGCCGGGTATCCATTTAATTATGCATTTCTCGATGAACGATATCAGGCATTGTACCTGGCTGAACAAAGAGTCTCCACCTTATCAAAATATTTTGCAGGTTTAGCGATCCTGATTTCTTGCCTCGGACTGTTTGGCCTGGCCACTTTTAATGCAGAGATCCGTGCAAAAGAAATGAGTATAAGAAAAGTATTGGGTGCCAGCATATCATCGGTAGTGTATTTATTGTCTAAAGATTTTATGAAGCTGGCTCTTATAGCAGTCATCATTGCTTTTCCGCTTGGCTGGTGGGCTATGAATAAATGGCTGGAAGGATTTGTCTATAAAGTGGAGATAGGACCGTATATTTTTGTTATTTCTTTTGCATTAATCCTGGTCATTACCATGGTCACTGTTGGGTACCAGGCTGTAAAAGCAGCCATTGCTAATCCTATACAGGCATTAAGAACCGAATAG
- a CDS encoding ABC transporter permease: MYSNYFKTAWRNLLKHPFYSFINMVGLGLGLIAVFFIFLYVKDELSYDRYHKNIDQLYRLNFIAKLGDQEANTSAVPCPAGPLFSEIFPEVKSSCRIYTGHGDYTVSYDEHAFRETSVASVDSTFGDLFSVHVLEGNIKNTLSQSGKIVINVSEAKKYFGYKTGISLESPIGKSLLLENSNLYQVGAIIEDLPKNSHFHFDMLLPMLDQKDSYDVDWGSTNYHTYFLLKDGVAVNDLSAKMNQVFVEKFTLEVKRYLNMSWDEFIKQGNFARVQLFPVQKIHLYSHFDEEFMPAGSIAQVYAFSIIGLVILFLACINFINLSTARATLRAREVGVRKAIGAMKSALAAQFLSESLLLSLLAAFIGLGLMWIVMPLFNQMSGKSFSFGMILQPSIWLPFLFITVITGLLAGIYPALYLSGLQPVKVLKGLVLRSQKSLIRGGLVVFQFLISIVLVIGSITIYQQLKFMQNKKLGFNKDQVLIINNFYLIGKNATAFKDQLAELPDILSSGVSNFLPASTDRNTSAIIAGRVATADNSILSNNWSADRDFIHTMEFDIVAGRSFDKSIRSDSLGVVINEALAKSFGHPKVDVIGKILGRPGDEGRITEYHILGVMKDFNFMSLQHRIEPLAIYNGGGLQYISIRIGTRDVASTILKIGKLWASLAPGIPFEYNFMDERYNQLYRSEQRIGTVSLIFSVFAIFIACIGLLGLATFTIQQRIKEIGIRKVLGASTQSIIGLMSTDFLWILGLAICFAFPLSWYLIHRWLMGFEYRMDINIWLFIGTGIVILLSAMIIVFVQSFRAALLNPVRSLRAE; encoded by the coding sequence ATGTATAGCAATTATTTCAAGACAGCCTGGCGCAATCTCCTCAAACATCCATTCTACTCGTTCATCAATATGGTCGGTTTGGGGCTGGGCCTGATTGCAGTATTTTTTATATTTCTTTACGTAAAGGATGAATTGAGTTATGATCGATATCACAAGAATATTGATCAATTATACCGACTCAATTTTATTGCCAAACTGGGAGACCAGGAGGCTAATACCAGTGCAGTACCCTGTCCGGCAGGTCCATTATTTTCGGAGATTTTTCCTGAAGTAAAATCGAGCTGCAGGATCTATACCGGGCATGGTGATTATACGGTGTCTTATGATGAACACGCATTTCGGGAAACCAGTGTCGCTAGTGTGGATAGTACATTTGGAGATTTGTTTTCAGTGCACGTGTTGGAAGGAAATATAAAAAACACGCTGTCTCAGTCGGGTAAAATTGTAATCAATGTTTCTGAGGCGAAAAAATATTTTGGTTATAAAACAGGTATCAGCCTGGAAAGCCCAATTGGAAAATCACTTTTATTGGAAAATTCGAATTTGTATCAGGTTGGGGCAATTATAGAAGATTTACCTAAAAATAGTCATTTCCACTTTGATATGTTATTGCCTATGTTAGATCAAAAGGATAGCTATGATGTTGATTGGGGAAGTACGAACTATCATACATATTTTCTATTGAAAGATGGAGTAGCGGTCAATGATTTGTCTGCAAAAATGAACCAGGTATTTGTAGAAAAATTTACTTTGGAAGTAAAGCGATACCTCAATATGTCCTGGGACGAATTTATTAAGCAGGGCAATTTTGCGCGCGTACAACTCTTCCCGGTGCAGAAAATACATTTATACAGCCATTTCGACGAAGAATTTATGCCAGCCGGAAGTATTGCGCAGGTATATGCATTTAGTATAATCGGACTGGTGATTTTATTTTTGGCTTGTATCAATTTTATAAACCTTTCTACTGCACGCGCAACCCTGCGGGCGCGTGAGGTAGGTGTGCGCAAAGCTATAGGTGCGATGAAAAGCGCGTTGGCAGCTCAGTTCCTTTCTGAAAGCCTATTGTTAAGCCTATTGGCAGCCTTCATAGGATTGGGCTTAATGTGGATAGTCATGCCTTTGTTTAATCAGATGTCGGGCAAATCATTTTCATTTGGAATGATCTTACAGCCTTCGATATGGCTGCCTTTCCTTTTTATTACTGTGATTACCGGATTACTGGCTGGAATATATCCTGCATTATATTTATCAGGTCTGCAACCAGTGAAAGTGCTGAAAGGGTTAGTCCTAAGGTCACAGAAAAGTCTGATTCGAGGTGGGTTGGTGGTCTTTCAATTTTTAATCTCTATCGTGTTGGTGATAGGATCCATCACGATCTATCAGCAGTTAAAGTTTATGCAAAACAAAAAACTTGGATTTAATAAAGATCAGGTTCTGATCATTAATAATTTTTATCTGATTGGAAAAAATGCCACAGCTTTTAAAGATCAATTAGCTGAATTGCCTGACATCCTATCGAGTGGGGTGAGTAATTTTCTCCCAGCGTCTACCGATCGGAATACTTCGGCCATTATTGCCGGACGAGTAGCAACTGCTGACAATTCAATTTTGTCTAATAACTGGAGTGCTGACAGGGACTTTATCCATACCATGGAATTTGATATAGTAGCTGGAAGGAGTTTTGATAAAAGTATTCGAAGCGATAGCCTGGGTGTAGTTATCAATGAAGCACTTGCCAAGTCATTTGGACATCCCAAGGTGGATGTGATTGGTAAAATATTGGGCAGACCAGGAGATGAGGGCCGGATAACAGAGTATCATATTTTAGGGGTCATGAAGGATTTTAATTTTATGTCCTTGCAGCACCGCATAGAGCCTTTGGCTATTTATAATGGCGGCGGGCTTCAATATATTAGCATTCGGATAGGCACCAGGGATGTAGCATCTACCATCCTTAAGATTGGTAAACTTTGGGCATCACTTGCTCCGGGTATACCTTTTGAATACAATTTTATGGACGAGCGGTATAATCAGCTTTATAGATCCGAACAAAGGATTGGAACGGTCAGTCTCATTTTTTCTGTTTTTGCCATATTCATAGCTTGTATTGGATTATTAGGGTTAGCGACATTTACCATTCAACAACGAATTAAGGAGATCGGTATAAGAAAGGTGTTAGGAGCATCCACACAGAGCATTATTGGACTGATGTCTACAGATTTTTTATGGATCCTAGGCCTGGCGATTTGTTTTGCTTTTCCATTGTCATGGTACTTAATCCATCGTTGGTTGATGGGATTTGAATACAGGATGGATATTAATATTTGGCTTTTTATTGGTACCGGCATAGTAATTCTACTTTCAGCTATGATCATTGTATTTGTTCAGTCATTTAGAGCCGCTTTGCTCAACCCTGTACGTTCTTTGCGGGCTGAGTGA
- a CDS encoding lmo0937 family membrane protein, with product MPTKYGKEPNLLYLIAVILIIAWAIGFLGYHAGGLVHLLLVIAVIVILLRIIRGDKVL from the coding sequence ATACCCACTAAATATGGCAAAGAACCAAATTTATTATATCTGATCGCAGTAATTTTGATAATTGCCTGGGCAATTGGTTTCCTGGGTTATCATGCAGGTGGGTTAGTACACCTATTATTGGTGATAGCGGTTATAGTCATTTTATTACGAATTATAAGAGGTGATAAAGTACTTTGA